CGATGGCCGCAAACATCAAGGCAGCCACCACGGCAGTGCCGGCAGCGATCGCTAAACCCTTCGCCTGCGGTTTGTACAGGTAGCTGCCGCACAGGAACATGAACAAGACGCCCGGCAACAGGCGATAGCCGTACACATCGGTGTTGAGGAAACCAAGACACGCAGTCATAAATACGGCGACAGACAAGACAAACGCAACGCCCCTCGCCTTGTAGATCAACAGGAATGGAATCACCAGGTAGAAACACATCTCCAGCCCCAGAGACCAGGCCGGCGGCAGAATCAGCGGCCCGGCGAGCCCGAACATGTAGAAGCCGAGGGGCACCATCGTGAGGCTCGCCGCGATGTTCCCGAGCGTCAGCTCGGCGGCTTGAGGCGTGCCGGGCAGCAGGCAATAAATCACGGCGCACGATGCCAGGAAGTAGAACAGGAATTGAGGGTAAAGCCTCAAGGCCCTGTCCATGTAGAACAGCCCGATTTTCTGCGGCGCCTTGTAATTGCGCTCAATGAGCGAGGTCATTACAAAGCCGCTGATGATCAGAAAGGAAATCACGGCAACCACGCCAGGGTTAAGCCCCGCGAACGTTTTGCCCATATGAGAAACGGCCACAAGAATAGCCAACAGCAAACGATAAGCGCCCACTTACACTCCTGACGTCCTTGTATTTATGGCGCGTAAACTACGATGCTTTGCGTCCTGAGAACAGGATTATTTCGTGCTGCGGGAACCTGTTTACATTCGTGTGAGATCGACCAGGCAATCCGTGCCGTATGGCGATTCGAATTGGTCCTGACAAAAAAAAGCCCCGCGACCGAAAGGCGGTGCGGGGCAAAAAATTGGTTGGTTGCGGCCAACCAAAGGAGCGCTTGAAAAACGTTTACGGGCCGGGGTCAGATGCAATCCTGGGCGGCGCGTCCGAAACTCGACGGCAGGAAGTTCGAGGCCAGCAAGTGCCGCTCGTAGATGAACACCTTGCCGCCACTGCCGGACTTGTAGGCTTCCAGCACGTTGTCCGCAGAGACTTTGCTCGGCACCACGATCCGGTAGCTGCGCTGGGTCTGCGAGACGGTCGGGCTCAACGCACTGCCCTGCAATTTCGGTACGACGCAGTCGGCGTATTGCGCAGGTGTCTTACTGGTCTGCAGGGTCAGCGTCGGGTCGTTCGGTGCAGAAGCGCAACCGGCGAGCAATAAAGAGGCAAACGCCATGGCAGGCACAAATAAAGGGCGCATGGATGTCATCCTGAAAATAAAAAGTCCGGTTCATCGCGTGACGGGTCAGCGTCACGGGCTGTGTTCGATGGGGGCGATTTTCCGGTGATTACTGACAAAGCAGAACTTGTCTTTCGTGATTGTCACTATTACCTCACGCAATAGTTGCGCGCCGTGCAGACTCGTACACACTCAATCACAACCGAAATACATTGATGAGGCCTCTCCTTGAGAACGTTTGACCTGATCCGCGACGCCGTCCTGCCCGAGTTCCGTGACCGGGTGGCCGAGTACTTGATCCAGTACGAAACTGTACTGCTGTGCGAAAACCCGCCCGACCGGGAGTTAACCCGTGCCACCGCCAACCAGCTGCGTGGTTATTTGCGCGGGCTGAACACCACGCGGGTGTTGGGCATGGCTGATTGGGAGGAGCTGGATCGGCGGGTGGTGGATACATGGCTAGCGCCCGACCAATGACAGCGGGTCCAGACTCCGGTCTCGGTCGATGAGACGGTTCACCCGTTGGTGGATCATCTAGTGGGGTAATCGCGCTACGCCCTGCTGGGTATGTCCAACAGGATCATGGTGGCGAAAATCAAGGCGAACCGGGTTTTAATCGGGACTGAAGCAATAGGCCGCCAGTTTGTTGCCGTCCAGATCACGGGCATAGGCAGCGTAGGCATTCACAGGTACCGCCAGCGGCCAAAGCGGCTGCATGGAATGCGTCGATGGCGGCACGGGGCGGCGCTTCGAAACTGATGGTCACTCCATTACCGACGCTGGCAGGTGCGTCGTTCGCCGATATCAGAACAAAGAAGGACGGTGCCCTCTCGCCCCATATGCACCACTGGCTTGATGAAAGCGTTAACGGCGTAAAAACCGGTCTTTTTTTGCCCCATCCAAAGGGCTTTAAGAGCTTGCTGAGCGGTTTTAACTGTTCGTGGAAACGTCACGGACTTGATCAGTTTGCGAAACGTCAGCACGGTCTCCTGGCGTCGATGTAGAAAACCAAATCTGACGTTTTTACACACTCTCGGCCAGAAGCTGCCGGTCAAAAGTACAGAAAACAAATCTGTCCCTTTCTTCTTTCTGGCCGGTTGCCTGACCGGATTGCGGGTTACGCGGGATGGTCACGTTGTGGCTGAAGGCCTTCTGGACGCAATTCGACGCAGAGTCCTTCGCAGCCGCCAATTGCCAGCAGGTCTGTTCGATCAGTGAGACACATTCGCTCCATGGCGGAGCAGGCCTGCCTGGAATCAAGCCCGGACGTACTGCTCAGTACCTGAACCACACAGTCCGTGTTGGATCGCCCGCGCTTGCGTGGCGCCGATCCGGGTCAATTTTCATATTGAGCATCATCTGATGGCGTCAGCGCCCTATTTCCGCTTGCCTAAATTGCATGCACTTTAGCGCCAGCGCGGCATCGTGCCGCAACCACCCACCTACTTGCAGGTGCTCAAGCGTGTGAGCATGCGAGCTCACAACGTCTGATTGATAAACCGGGGGGATTCAGGGATTTAACGGGCTATAAAAGTAGACGTTCAAGAACGCACAGCGACGTTATTGAGCTATACCCAATAGTCCCCCCACCGCACTACTTCCAATATTGGAGGTTGGCAATGAAATTCCGTCTCCCCCTGTCAGTGCTATTGACTACCGCAAGTCTCTTCGGCTGCACCAGCTCCTCACACCAATCAATGAATCTTCCGTTGGCAGCGACCCATAAAAACCCTGGTCATACCGCCACGACTACATTGACTGGCGAAGGCAATCAAACCAACTTTGACTTCTACATTACCGGCGTTCCAAACGGGACCATCCTGCCGCCGCGCATCTACACCTTCATCAACAAAGGCAGTTGCCAGCAACCCGGGCCAGTCGCGTACGCAATGAACGATAAGGTCAACACCGAACCCAATGCAGGCACCGGTGGATGGACCTTTTACAGAAGCGCGCCCATTACAATGCCAGACCTGCTTTCCGGCAAGTACGCCGTTGTCGTGCGTACTTCACCCGAGGATGGCAGCGCCGATATTTTCTGCGGCGATATTGCACACGCGACTCGATGAACCGTCGGTAGTCATTTTTAAGTCGAGTCGCGCTTTGTGGCGATTGTGTTTACCGCGTTCATGGTTGGTATCTATTCAGTTTGTAATCCTGGCGTTACATACACCAACAAAACACGGCTATCGCCCCGTTGATTTGAAAAAACCGCACTAGACTCCTTCCTGCGCCTTAACCCGTGCATGGTCATGCCACAGGGGGAAATGATTCTGTACGCAGTACCTAGGCTAATTACTCGGTGGTCAATGCACCATGGGTCAATGTTGATGTGCACCATCACCGGTTGCCAGCACCATGAAACAACGAGGAATCCTGGTATGGAACAGCTATCGGATCGTTTCAAACTATCAATAGTGTTTGCTGCGCTTTTGTCACTGAACGGACTTGCCCATGCGGCTCAGACGGAAAAGACCAATATTCTGTTTATCGTCTCCGACGATACCGGCTATGGCGACCTGGGCCCTTACGGCGGTGGGGTCGGTCGAGGCATGCCGACGCCTAGCATCGATGAGCTGGCGGCGGAAGGGGTCACTTTTTACTCTTTTTATGCCCAGCCAAGCTGCACACCGGGTCGGGCAGCCATGCAAACCGGGCGTATTCCTAATCGTAGCGGCATGACCACCGTGGCCTTCCAGGGCCAGGGCGGTGGCCTGCCAGCAGCCGAGTGGACGCTGGCATCGGTGCTGAAAACCGGTGGCTACGACACCTATTTCACCGGCAAATGGCATTTGGGCGAAGCCGATTATGCGCTACCCAATGCGCAAGGTTATGACGTGATGAAATACGTCGGCCTGTATCACCTCAACGCTTACACCTACGCCGATCCGACCTGGTTCCCGGACATGGACCCGGAAACCCGCGCCATGTTCCAACAGGTGACCAAGGGCGCATTGTCCGGCAAGGCCGGGGAAAAACCGATCGAAGAATTCAAGGTCAACGGCCAGTACGTGGACACGCCTGTCGTGGATGGAAAACCCGGCGTGGTCGGCATTCCGTTCTTTGACAACTATGTCGAAAAAGCTGCCCTGGAGTTTCTCGACACGGCAGCCAAATCGGACAAGCCGTTTTTCATCAACGTCAATTTCATGAAAGTGCACCAGCCGAACATGCCTGCACCGGAGTTCGTGCATAAATCCATGTCTAAGTCCAAGTACGCCGACTCGGTGGTCGAACTCGATACCCACATCGGCCGCATTTTGGACAAGCTCAAGGCACTGGGCCTGGATAAGAACACGCTTGTGGTTTACACCACTGACAACGGTGCCTGGCAGGATGTTTATCCGGACGCCGGCTACACCCCGTTCCGCGGGACCAAGGGCACAGTGCGTGAGGGCGGTAACCGGGTACCAGCCATTGCCGTCTGGCCAGACAAGATCAAGCCCGACACAAAAAACCACGAGCTGCTCGGTGGCCTGGACTTGATGGCGACCTTCGCCTCTGTCGCTGGCGTGAAGCTGCCGGAAAAAGATCGCGAAGGTCAGCCAATCATCTTCGACAGTTACGACATGACCCCTGTACTCACCGGCAGTGGCCCTTCTCCGCGCAAGGAGTGGTTCTACTTCACCGAGAACGAACTGTCCCCGGGTGCGGCGCGTGTCGGAAACTACAAGGCCGTATTCAACCTGCGCGGCGATGATGGCGCGCAAACTGGCGGCCTGGCGGTGGACACTAACCTGGGATGGAAAGGCGCAGAAAAATATGTAGCTACCGTGCCGCAGGTCTTTGACTTGTGGCAAGACCCGCAAGAGCGCTATGACCTGTTCATGAACAACTTTACTGAGCGTACCTGGACGATGGTGCCGATCACAGGCGCGATCATGAAGCTAATGAAAACCTACGTCGATTACCCACCACGCAAACTGCAAAGCATGGGTTATGACGGGCCGATCGAGCTGTCGCAATACCAGAAATTCCAATCCGTGCGTGACACCTTGAAAAAGGAAGGCATCAACCTGCCGATGCCAGCAGGTAACTGATCAGACAGGAGAAACATGGCGGCTTCATCAGAGGTCGCCACTTCGCCATTTTGACGTTTGCGAGCAGCGACCACTCGTGACGCCTACAGATGCATCAGCGGAGCTGGAATCATTTTGGAAACAACAGCGTATACGCCACCCGAAACCCCCAGCCTTGTGCGCCATCTTTCGGACTTTCAGCCCAATACCGTGGGCCCACTTGCAAGCTCATGGGTTGATGACCCACTTTGAACAGCTGGGTCACGAACAGGTTGATTGGCACTGACCATTCGCGGGTTTTCCAGTCGTAGGTGGACTCAGTGTTGATGCCGAAGGTGGTGTAGGTAGGGGTGGTGTAGCTGAAGAACGGTTGCAGGAAGGTCTGGTTGATTTTGTCTTTTTCATCGGGAGGGCTGTGGTCCAGCGACCAAATGTGATTGGCCAGGATACCGCGGGTCCAGCCGTTACTTTGCTTGAGGGCAACCACGGTAGGACCCGCCCCCCACTGCTCACCACTCAACAGCTCATCACTGCCGGTTGGCACCAGGATTACCGGTCCTGCCCCCCAAATCCAGCCGCTCGGTGTCGGGTGTTTGGGTGAAAAAAAGAAGCTCTGGGTCACATCACCGACCCCGGACTTGTCCGCCTGCCCACCCGGTACCAGACCGTGTTGATCGATAACTGGCAGGATGGTTCGGGAAATAAGGTTCCACTCGTCATTGAGGGTAAAGGGCAGCACCGGCTGGATATTGGTGACGCTTTGGTAGCCCTCGCCACTGGGGCCAAGTTTCTGGTTCCAGTTGTACTGAATCGGCACGCTGTACAGCGCAGCAACCGGGTTCAGTGATTGTTTGGCCAGCTCGGCCTGGCTATCGGCAGTTTTGCCGGTATCGGGCCAGATAATTACCAGGGCAATGACAGGCATGAGGTGGACGACTTTGCTCATCAGTAGCTCCTTCTCGATAACGAGAATATGCACTACCACTGCGGTTGTGCCGCCTCGATGCGAAGCGACCCGGAGAGCTTAGTTCAGGTTTTCTCGACTAGTATCAATTCGACTTGAGAAGGCGCGTGGGATGCCTGCTGTTACTCCATGGACATGCGTGCGTGCGCTACGTTAATTCGAAAATGGATAGAGGTTAACCATGCCAACCAAAACCACTGCCCTGCCTGCTTGTACGCTCCTCGCGCTGTGCTGCCAGCAAGCCTGGGCCGGCGGCATCATGCTCTACGAAATCGGCACCGATAACGCTGGCCTGGCCAACGCCGGTGCCGCCGCCCGGGCCCAAGGCCCAGCGACCATCGCCAGTAACCCGGCGGGTATGAGTTACCTGCCGGGCACGCAGATCACCGGCGGCTTGCAAGTGCTGTATGGCGACCTGAGCTTCGATCGCGACGCCGGCAGCAATGTGGCCGGCAGCGGCAGTGGCAATGCCCTCGAACCGATCCCCGGTGGCAGTTTCTTCATCAGCCATGAACTGGATGAACATTGGAGCGTCGGCTTCGGCCAGTACGGCGACTTCGGCTTGGCGGTCAACTACGACAACGATTGGTCCGGCCGCTACTTCGCGCAGAACTCCAGTCTGCTGGGTCTGTCCCTGGTGCCCAGCGTGGCGTATCGCTTCAACGAGCAATGGTCGGTGGGCGTTGGCGTCAAGGCCATGTACGGCATGTTGCAGGCGCAAACCGCCATCGACCGCTCTCCCTTCGGTTTCACCGATCGCGCTGACGGTCAGTACAAGTACAAGGATGGTGCCTGGGGTTATGGCGCCAACGTCGGGGTGATCTATGCCCCGCAATCCGGCACCCGCATTGGCCTGGCCTACACCAGCAAAGTCGACCTGGACTTCGAAGACCGGCTGGATGTGAAAGGCGACGGCCGTTTGCTGGAACGCATCAGCGACACCAACACCAAACTCGACACCACCGTGCCGCAGACCGTGACCCTCAGCCTGTTCCAGCAACTGGACCGGCAATGGGCCTTGCTGGCCTCGGCCAACTGGCAGGACTGGTCGGAATTCGGTGAGATCGGCGTACAGGTCGACACCACGGCGTTTGGCGCGCAGTCGAAATCGGTCGATGCCGGTTTCAAGGACACCTGGCACCTGTCCCTTGGCGCGCAGTACCAGGCCACCGAGCAATGGCTGTGGAATGTCGGCGTGGCCTACGACAGCAGCGCTGTCTCCGATAGCAAACGCAGCGTGATCGTACCTATGGGCGAGTCCTGGCGCATCGCCACAGGCGCCACCTATGCTCTGAACCAAGACACCGACATCAACGTCAGTTGGGCCATGGTCTGGCTCGGCGACATGCCGGTGGACCAGACCAAGTCGATCTCGGGCAACCGAGTCTCCGGTCAGTTCGACGATGCCTGGATTCAAGCCCTGACCGGCAACATGACGTGGCGTTTCTGAAGTTCCGCTATCGAAAAATGATGACTCAATCCATGAATCGCATTTTGAGCCCTAAATTCCTCTGTAGAGGCAGACATGAATATTTGCAATGGGTCGGTTGCTGCCCTTCGCGACAGGCTGTAATCGGTCATAAGCAGTCAGTGGACAGACTGGTTGTAACCTGATTGCCGCGTTGCACAATCGTTGTCGGCCAACCGGACTGGGGGCAGTTGCACCGTTTTACTCGTTATCGGTAATTGCCTGCTTTTTACCGTTGTATTTCATGTGCGCAATCTACGCAGTTAGAACCCGTTGCCGCCCACAGGTGATGCCAGCCGCTCGACAGAAATCGCAATTCGATCCCGAGCAATCTTGTCATTTGCCAAGGCTTAGGGCAGGGTCGATACCACTGACATCTCTGCCAAAGGAGTCACCCCATGTCAAAGGTATATCCCAGTATCGATCCCGAGGGGTTGGTCGAGTACTCAGTGGTCTACACCGACCGCTCGCTCAACCACATGTCGCAGTCATTTCAAGACGTGATGAAGAACATTTCCAGGACCTTGAAACAGGTCTACAACGCCCAGGCTGTTGCGGTGGTTCCGGGCAGCGGCACATTTGGCATGGAAGCGGTGGCGCGCCAGTTTGCCACCGACCAGCAATGCCTGGTGATACGCAACGGCTGGTTCAGTTATCGCTGGAGCCAGATCCTTGAGATGGGCAACATCCCGGCGGCCACCACGGTGCTGAAAGCCCGACCGGTCGAGACTGGTCGCCAGGCGGCCTACGCCCCGCCCCCTCTGGACGAAGTGCTGGCAGCCATTCAGGCGCAGAAGCCGCAGATTGTCTTCGCCCCCCACGTTGAAACCTCATCAGGGATTATCCTGCCCGACGAGTACCTGCGGGCCGTCGGCGACGCCGTGCACGCGGTGGGTGGCCTGTTCGTGCTGGACTGCATCGCCTCAGGCACGCTTTGGGTTGATATGCAGCAATGCGCGGTAGACTTGCTGATCAGTGCACCACAGAAAGGCTGGAGCGCCTCCCCTTGCTGCGCACTGGTGATGCTCAGTTCGTTGGCCCTCGAGCGCATCGAGCAGACGCAAAGCAGCAGCTTCGCCTGCGACCTGAAAAAGTGGCTTCAGATCATGCAGGCCTACGAACAGGGCGGATATGCCTATCATGCGACCATGCCCAGCGATTCCCTCGCGCGATTTAACGAAGTGATGAAAGAGACGCAAGCCTACGGTTTCGACAAGGTCCGCGACGAACAACAGGCCCTGGGCGATCGGGTGCGCGCAATGTTGACCGGCAAAGGCATCAAAAGCGTGGCCGCAGTGGGCTTTCAGGCGCCTGGCGTAGTGGTGAGCTACACCGATGATGCCGACATCAAGAGCGGCAAGAAATTTGCCAACCACGGCCTGCAGATCGCCGCCGGAGTGCCGTTGCAATGCGACGAGCCGGCCGACTTCCAGACCTTCCGCATCGGTCTGTTCGGACTCGAAAAGCTGCACAATATCGAGCGCACGGTCCGCACCCTCGAGCAGGCATTGGACGAGGTGTTGGTTAACTAAGCCCTCATCGTACCCGCAGCAACTGCCGGACTTGTGAATTCCAGGAAGGCATCCTGCCCCGGGCACTGCCGGCCCATGGCGCTAATCTTCGACAAATTTGACGCTAGTCGCCCGGACGTCATATTAGAACCACAAGGGAACGCCCATGCACGCGTCTTACTGACACGTGCACCCTTCAGCGCTCTCAGAAAAGGGTTCCAACGAAGCCTTTCACGGGGTGGATGATTGGCGGCTGTATGACTCGGATTGCCCCATTGCAGACGGTGGCGACGGGCAAAAAACGGCCAAGAGCAGACGCTGCTTGTGTCTTAACCCCAAGTTACATTCACTGATGTGGGCGTACCCTAAAAATGGATCGCGTGCACCCTATGCACGCTCAAACGCGGCACACGCATGACGACCCTGCTTGGGAAGACTCTGTAGGTGCTAACACACCGAATGTGAACGCCACACGTAAGCTCAGCTCACCCTTCCCCGAGAAGCTCGCCTGACCAGCCTCCTTATGTGACGAATTAATTCACGGATATTTACCGATGGAGTAGGTCCTTATACGATGGAGTCCGCATTTATTCCTGCCCATCACGTCTGAGTAAGCTATGGTTATTCGGTGTATGACAAAACGGATTAACAAATTGTGTTTTATAGTCACGCAAAATTTTTCGCAGACAAATAAGCGGCAACTGTCCATAGGTCAGTTATTTCTATATTCACATACAATACCGTTGGGTGCCTGAGCGATGAATAACACTAGCTTTCTGGGTGAAAGCGCTAAGAGCTTCAGTATAGTGATAGTGAATTACAAGACACCAGAAATCACCAAGATATGTTTGGATTTATTGCATCAGCATGTGGGTGGTATCGTTCCAATATGGGTAGTTGACAACTATTCCGCCGATGAGAGTACTGAGTACTTGCGGACTCTTGACTGGATCAACTTAATCGAGCGTACTGTTTCTGAACCAGAGCAGGGCCATATCGCCCATGGTAAAGCACTTGACATGGTGTTGGAGCGGATTGAGTCTGATTATTTACTCCTGATGCACACCGATACATTTATTTTCGATAAAAATGTTTTTCCAATGATGCTAAATAAATGCATGAAAAACCCCAACATTGTAGCCGTCGGTTGTGTAGAGCAACTAAATCGTGGGACCACGAGAACCCTTTGGCGGTTTAGCTCACGATTGTTAAAGCACCATTTCAGACGCCTGAAAATCTCCTTGGGATTACGTTCCAGAGAACCAAAACCGTACAGAGAAGTCTACTTGAAGAGTTTCTGTACATTGTGGAACTGCAAACTTATCAAACAGCACGGCTTGCGTTTCTCGATGGATGATCGTGTGCCCGGCTACACCCTCCAAGACCGCATGACCGAGCTTGGCTATGTCATTGAAATGTTATCGCCGCGTAAAATTTTCAGCTATCTAGATCACATTCAGTCCGGCACTGTCGCAGCGGCTGGTGGCTATGAAAAGACTCATAGACGAACCAAAATGTACAACAACATTCTCAAGCGTCTTAACAAAGACAACAGCCAAAGCTAAGCGTTGAAGGCACGCAGCGAGTAGTGTGTGCGACACGGCTTGAAATTATCCTTGGGTTTTATATTAAGTTATTGGAGCGGTAATGGCCCCCATCACTCAAACACTACCTATCACCCTCTCCCCGGAGCTTGATTTCGACCAGAGCGCCGCCAGCGCTTTGGGTGACTCGCTAGCCAGTAGCTATATCCAGGCTACGCCATTTCCGCATATAGTCATCGATAACTTTTTACAGGAAGACCTGATTGCGAGTATCTGTTCGCACTTCCCAGTCGAGCCAACTAACAACGAAATGCTCTACGAGCGTGGCTATAAAGGTCAGCGCAAACGACAAATCAGTCCCAACGAATGCGCCCCCTATTTGAAGACTGTTTTCAACGCCTTTAACTCGGCCCCCATGTTGCAGTTTCTTGAAAAGCTCACGGGCATCGAAGGTTTGATACCCGACCCCTACTTTACCGGTGGCGGGCTGCATGAAACGAAAAGTGGTGGCTTCCTAGGTGTTCATTCGGACTTCAGACTCAACAAAAAGCTTAATATTGAACGCAGGTTGAATGCCATAATTTATCTGAATGAAGACTGGCAAGAGGAGTACGGCGGCAACCTGGAACTTTGGGATATCGACATGAAGACTTGTCTTAAAAAAGTGCTGCCAATTTATAACCGCTGTGTCATTTTCAACACAGACAAAGACAGTAATCATGGGCACCCCGAGCCTTTAACGACTCCGGAGCACATCACGCGCAGGTCTATAGCGCTTTATTATTACACCGCACAAACCATGGCGGCCGATCCCGCACAAAGAAATAAAACACATTACAAGCCAAGGCCCAAAGATCGTTTAAGCCTCAAGTACTATTTGAACAAACTAATCAAAAAGAGAAACTAAGCTATATCGCTAGAGAGGACGCCTCCCCCCCCCGCCGTTCCGCCGACCAGGCTCAGGCTTGCCGCCTAAAGATGGCTCGGCGAGGGAGACTTCTTCCCGATAATGCTTTCTGCAGCAGCGTGGCACTCGGCATAACTTCCTGGCCCGTCGAATATTTGCGGGGTGTACCAGACTTCGTCTCCTGGTGCGAAGGCCATCACACCCGGCCCCACTTCTTCGACAACGTCAGATATGTCGTGTCCGGTAAGGGTAACCGCCGAGTTTATGCGGTAATACTCGGCCAACCGGATGACAATTGCGATGTGACTTCACTAGAACAACCTTGAACGCTCTGAATAACCAAGATTTCGTAGACTAGACCGACCGACTGCTTTTGGCCGATTGTTGCCTGTCGTGAAGGATGAACCGTTTGTCAGGCATACAAGCCATACCCTGCCGCGATGATCAGCGGAGAAACCAGGAGCGTTGCCCAGAACCCAGATTTTGGAACAGCAATGACGCAAATGATCGAGATCATCAGCACATAGATGCCAACAATCTTAAGTAGCGCAAGATCGCCAACGGCTACGGCGTGGATCGCTGTCTGCCCTGCGAGCATAAAAAGCGGCCCCAGCATGGTAAACCAGAGGGCTGCACGCCGATCTTCGTGCGCCCTGAACTGGTCAACGAAGCCAGCATTTACAGCGGCGGCGAATGCTGCTTTGAACTTGAAAATACCGAATGGAATATGGAGCACACCCAAGGAGAACAGGGTCCATGCGACGATGTTTGACATGTCTTATATGCTCCGTAACGGTAAGGTGGTTTAGAAG
This region of Pseudomonas mandelii genomic DNA includes:
- a CDS encoding acyltransferase family protein, with amino-acid sequence MGAYRLLLAILVAVSHMGKTFAGLNPGVVAVISFLIISGFVMTSLIERNYKAPQKIGLFYMDRALRLYPQFLFYFLASCAVIYCLLPGTPQAAELTLGNIAASLTMVPLGFYMFGLAGPLILPPAWSLGLEMCFYLVIPFLLIYKARGVAFVLSVAVFMTACLGFLNTDVYGYRLLPGVLFMFLCGSYLYKPQAKGLAIAAGTAVVAALMFAAIEAGLIERRPFNAEVTAGIALGIPAVYVLTKLKFHRVDEFLGDISYGVFLNHFVVMYFLRAFWPVAYDAHIVAAVLILSFGLSCVSYYSIERPALKLRHALRAGARFSVGKRRGGEKVA
- a CDS encoding 2OG-Fe(II) oxygenase, which translates into the protein MAPITQTLPITLSPELDFDQSAASALGDSLASSYIQATPFPHIVIDNFLQEDLIASICSHFPVEPTNNEMLYERGYKGQRKRQISPNECAPYLKTVFNAFNSAPMLQFLEKLTGIEGLIPDPYFTGGGLHETKSGGFLGVHSDFRLNKKLNIERRLNAIIYLNEDWQEEYGGNLELWDIDMKTCLKKVLPIYNRCVIFNTDKDSNHGHPEPLTTPEHITRRSIALYYYTAQTMAADPAQRNKTHYKPRPKDRLSLKYYLNKLIKKRN
- a CDS encoding OmpP1/FadL family transporter, with the translated sequence MPTKTTALPACTLLALCCQQAWAGGIMLYEIGTDNAGLANAGAAARAQGPATIASNPAGMSYLPGTQITGGLQVLYGDLSFDRDAGSNVAGSGSGNALEPIPGGSFFISHELDEHWSVGFGQYGDFGLAVNYDNDWSGRYFAQNSSLLGLSLVPSVAYRFNEQWSVGVGVKAMYGMLQAQTAIDRSPFGFTDRADGQYKYKDGAWGYGANVGVIYAPQSGTRIGLAYTSKVDLDFEDRLDVKGDGRLLERISDTNTKLDTTVPQTVTLSLFQQLDRQWALLASANWQDWSEFGEIGVQVDTTAFGAQSKSVDAGFKDTWHLSLGAQYQATEQWLWNVGVAYDSSAVSDSKRSVIVPMGESWRIATGATYALNQDTDINVSWAMVWLGDMPVDQTKSISGNRVSGQFDDAWIQALTGNMTWRF
- a CDS encoding DUF6463 family protein; protein product: MSNIVAWTLFSLGVLHIPFGIFKFKAAFAAAVNAGFVDQFRAHEDRRAALWFTMLGPLFMLAGQTAIHAVAVGDLALLKIVGIYVLMISIICVIAVPKSGFWATLLVSPLIIAAGYGLYA
- a CDS encoding aminotransferase class V-fold PLP-dependent enzyme gives rise to the protein MSKVYPSIDPEGLVEYSVVYTDRSLNHMSQSFQDVMKNISRTLKQVYNAQAVAVVPGSGTFGMEAVARQFATDQQCLVIRNGWFSYRWSQILEMGNIPAATTVLKARPVETGRQAAYAPPPLDEVLAAIQAQKPQIVFAPHVETSSGIILPDEYLRAVGDAVHAVGGLFVLDCIASGTLWVDMQQCAVDLLISAPQKGWSASPCCALVMLSSLALERIEQTQSSSFACDLKKWLQIMQAYEQGGYAYHATMPSDSLARFNEVMKETQAYGFDKVRDEQQALGDRVRAMLTGKGIKSVAAVGFQAPGVVVSYTDDADIKSGKKFANHGLQIAAGVPLQCDEPADFQTFRIGLFGLEKLHNIERTVRTLEQALDEVLVN
- a CDS encoding YajG family lipoprotein produces the protein MRPLFVPAMAFASLLLAGCASAPNDPTLTLQTSKTPAQYADCVVPKLQGSALSPTVSQTQRSYRIVVPSKVSADNVLEAYKSGSGGKVFIYERHLLASNFLPSSFGRAAQDCI
- a CDS encoding glycosyltransferase family 2 protein, encoding MNNTSFLGESAKSFSIVIVNYKTPEITKICLDLLHQHVGGIVPIWVVDNYSADESTEYLRTLDWINLIERTVSEPEQGHIAHGKALDMVLERIESDYLLLMHTDTFIFDKNVFPMMLNKCMKNPNIVAVGCVEQLNRGTTRTLWRFSSRLLKHHFRRLKISLGLRSREPKPYREVYLKSFCTLWNCKLIKQHGLRFSMDDRVPGYTLQDRMTELGYVIEMLSPRKIFSYLDHIQSGTVAAAGGYEKTHRRTKMYNNILKRLNKDNSQS
- a CDS encoding arylsulfatase; this translates as MEQLSDRFKLSIVFAALLSLNGLAHAAQTEKTNILFIVSDDTGYGDLGPYGGGVGRGMPTPSIDELAAEGVTFYSFYAQPSCTPGRAAMQTGRIPNRSGMTTVAFQGQGGGLPAAEWTLASVLKTGGYDTYFTGKWHLGEADYALPNAQGYDVMKYVGLYHLNAYTYADPTWFPDMDPETRAMFQQVTKGALSGKAGEKPIEEFKVNGQYVDTPVVDGKPGVVGIPFFDNYVEKAALEFLDTAAKSDKPFFINVNFMKVHQPNMPAPEFVHKSMSKSKYADSVVELDTHIGRILDKLKALGLDKNTLVVYTTDNGAWQDVYPDAGYTPFRGTKGTVREGGNRVPAIAVWPDKIKPDTKNHELLGGLDLMATFASVAGVKLPEKDREGQPIIFDSYDMTPVLTGSGPSPRKEWFYFTENELSPGAARVGNYKAVFNLRGDDGAQTGGLAVDTNLGWKGAEKYVATVPQVFDLWQDPQERYDLFMNNFTERTWTMVPITGAIMKLMKTYVDYPPRKLQSMGYDGPIELSQYQKFQSVRDTLKKEGINLPMPAGN